A window from Schistosoma haematobium chromosome 1, whole genome shotgun sequence encodes these proteins:
- a CDS encoding hypothetical protein (EggNog:ENOG41KOG0393~COG:Z), whose product MMRPFDSGFSPQSPNKNEVQAQHTSVREVENNNPTTVKCILIGDKQVGKTSLVVSYTSNDYPAEYRPSALDTFCVEVCANTRPVHLQICDTGGKVSVSICYTSL is encoded by the exons ATGATGAGACCTTTTGATAGTGGATTCTCACCTCAATCACCAAATAAGAATGAAGTACAAGCACAACATACTTCTGTGCGCGAGGTGGAAAATAACAATCCTACTACTGTGAAATGCATCCTTATAGGCGATAAACAAGTCGGAAAAACTAGTTTGGTCGTTAGTTACACTTCCAATGATTATCCAGCGGAATACAGGCCATCTGCCTTAGATACATTTTGTG TTGAAGTGTGTGCTAATACACGACCAGTACATCTACAAATCTGTGACACAGGAGGAAAAGTGAGTGTCTCCATCTGTTATACTTCATTGTAA